The Halorhodospira halophila SL1 genomic sequence GGGAGCGCCCCCTTGGCGTAGTCGGAGAGGACCAGCACCGCGGCATCGGCCAGGGCGGGCTCGAGCAGGGCCAGCATGGCGGCGTGGTCGAACCCCGGGAAGCCGCGTTCGAAGTCGAGGCGGATCAGCTGCTGGTGTCGACTGATCACCCGCAGCTTGGTGATGGTGTCAGCGCCGGCGATGCGGTGGAATCGCTGGCCAACACCAGCAGCCTCGAGCAGCTCCGCCAGCCGGTCGGCTGCCTCGTCGCTGCCGGTCGGGCCCACCACCTGCGCCTCGCCACCGAGGGCGGCCACATTGAGCGCGACATTCGCAGCACCGCCCGGACGCTCCTCGGCGCCATCGACCCGCACCACCGGGACCGGGGCTTCCGGTGAGATGCGCTGGGTCGCCCCATGCCAGTAACGGTCGAGCATCAGATCGCCGGCGACGACGACCCGGACATCGCGGAAACCGGGCAGCGGGGGAGTCATGGGTGAGCGGGCATCCTGTCGGTGTACAGGTCGGGGATTATAGCCGCGCCGGCCCAGCCGACAGAAGCCGGGGCGCCGAGGTGTCAGGCGCAGCGCGTGTCCGTATCATGGGGAGTCCGTCACCCCACCGGAGGGCCCGCGGATGTTCCAGACACCCGAGCCGACTGCCGAACTGACCCTCTCCACCCCGGCACTGCTCTTCCCCGCCATCTCGCTGCTGCTGCTCGCCTACACCAACCGCTTCATGGGGCTGGCCTCCCTGATCCGCGACCTGGAGTCGAAGTACCGGTCCACCCACGACGTCTGCCTGCGCACCCAGATCGAGAACCTGCGCAAACGGGTCCTGTTGATCCGCAACATGCAGGTCGCCGGGGTGGCCAGCCTGTTCTTCTGCGTGCTGTGCATGCTGGTCCTGTTCGTCGGATCGATGCTCCTGGGCAAGGTCCTGTTCACCATCAGCCTGTTGCTGATGCTGGCCTCGCTGGGGCTGTCCCTGCGCGAGCTGCAGATCTCGGTGGGCGCACTGCACGTCCAGCTCCGGGATCTGGAGAACCGCCACGAGGAAGAGGGCCGTTGACGACCCGGGTGTGGCGCGTCAGTCGCCCACCGAATGGTAGGCCGGAATGGCCTCCTGCTGGATGAACAGCACGGCGGAACGGTGACGACTGGCCGGCGCATCGAGGTGGGCGTAAAACTCGGAGTGCAGCCGGCCGGCGGGGTGGAGATGGAGTTCGGCGCCGACGACGAAGGCTAGGGCACGGCGCCAGGCCACCGCGTGCTCGGCCCCGCCCGCCCCATCGAGCACGGACAGCGCATGCCCGACGGTGCGCAGTGTGGCCCCGGGGGCACGCTCGACCACCGCCTCGTGGATCAGTCCCACCACCAGGCTCTCGCGCGCGTCGCTCCCGGCAGGACTGGCGTGCAGGAGGGTACCCGCCCATCCCTGGGGGACCATGGCCGGCCCCATCCCCCGGGCCAGGTCGCGCAGATACGCCTCGTGGGCCTCGGGGAAGTCGGCCACGGCGCCGATCAGCCACACCCCGAGGAGATCGCCGAGCAGGTCCGGCCCCTCGCCAGACCCGGTGCCCGAGCGGCCCTTTAGGCTGACGCAGGTGGCTCCCAGGGCTGCGGTGGCATTCTCGTGGTGCAGGAACGGGGTGCCGGAGCGGTCCAGGCCGCGTTCAATGAGCAGCACCGGCGCCTCGAAGCGGTCCTGCTCCAGCAGGCCGAGCAGGGTGGCCAGGGCCACCGCCGGCTCCTCGTGCACCAGATCGACCACCGGCACCGATTCCCGGGAGCGCGGCGCACCGACCCGCACCGCCTCGCGGTAACCGGTCTCGCCGGCCCACGCCCAGAGCTGGGTGCGAAGCAGCTGGATGCGATTGGGGGGCGGTGTCTCTTGACTCACGAGGCAGACCCGGGTGGACTGTTGGTAATAGCCTACGTTGTGCCGTCGTCGGTTACAATCGGCAGTACGGTTAACAGCCAAGCGGGAGAGCATGGTGCCCGACCCCCAGACCCACGAACGCACAGATCTGGTGCAGCCGAATGCGGCAAACCGCTACGAGGTCACTGCCAAGGACCTGCCGGTCTGCTGCCCGTTGCCCGGCATGTATCTGTGGAACTCCCACCCGCGGGTCTACCTGCCCGTCCACGAGACCGGCAGCATGATCTGTCCCTATTGCGGTGCCACCTACGTCCTCAAGGATGACGACCGGCTCGCCGTCGAGATCGGCGGTCATCGGGAGTGGAAATAGGCCGACCGGCCTGGCAGCCCGGTAGCGGGCGGAGTGCACGATGCAAGCGGAAGACTTCGAGGAGTTCGGGCGTTCCGACGCCTGGTATCTCGTCTATAGCAAGCCACGCCAGGAGGAGCGGGCGTGGTGGAATCTGGACCACCAGGGGTTCCGCTGTTTCCTGCCTATGGCGCGGTTCCGGCGGCGGCGTCAGCGCCGCTATCAGACGGTCATCGAGCCGATGTTCCCGCGTTATCTGTTCATCCGCCTGGCCGCGGGGCTCGAGGACTGGAGCCCGATCCGCTCCACCACCGGCGTCAGCGGGCTGGTGCGCTTCGGCACCTGGCCGGCCCGCGTGCCGGACGGGCTGGTGGATACCATCCGGGCGCGCATCGAGGACGGTCACTGCGACCTGGCCCCCGAACCGCTGCAGCCGGGCGAGCGGGTCCGCGTCCTCGATGGCCCGTTCCAGTCCTACGAGGGGATCTTCCGCGCCTCTCGCAGCGACGAGCGCGTCATGATCCTGCTCGACGTCGCCGGGCAGCACACCACCCTGACCGTCTCGCAGCACCAGATCGAGCGCGCCTGAGCCGTCAGTCCTCGGCGGCGGGGATCTGCCCGCGCATCCGCCCCCAGGCCATCCCCAGGTACTCGTGGAAGGCGCGCTTGGTCATGTGCAGGGCGTGCACCGAGGGACGCACCCCGTGGCCCGGGTGCGTCCCGGCATCGGGCTCGTGGGCCCGCACGCGGTGCCGCGTAGGGGCCGGGATCGGCTCCAGCTCCTGCCCCCGGAACAGCCCCATGGCCCGCGGCATGTGCGAGGCCTCGGTCACCAGGATGATCGTGCCGGCATCGTCGGTCAGCCGCTCAGCCACCGCCTGGGCCTCCTCGGCGGTATTGCGCGGTTCCGCCAGGCGCTCGACGGCGCCGGCATCGAGGCCCACCTCGCCCATCAGTCGGTAGAGGACTTCGGAATTGGGGGTATCGCCCCGGACCGCGCCGCCGGTCAGCCATAGGGTGCTGTCGGGGAAGTGGCGCTGCAGGCGGACCCCTTCGAGGACGCGGGTCACGCCGTCGGCGTTGGCCTGGGCGGTAATGGGCAGCTGCGGGTCGAGCCGATGGCCGTGGCCGAGGACCACGATGTCGGTCACCGGCCCCTGCGTCTCGGCCACCCCGGCCGGGTCGAGCAGCGCCGGGTAGCGCTGCTCCAGCGGGGCCAGCAAACGGCTGGCGGTGGGCTCCCAACTGGCCAGGTAGAGGGCCACCACGGTGCCGATCAGCACCCCCCGGCCCCAGCGCCAGTAGCGGGTCAAGAGCAGGATCACGCCGAGGATACCGGCCAGCACCAGCAGGCTCAGCGGCATCAGCACGGCACCGGCCAGTTTGCTGATCACGAACACGTCTCGACCCTCCCTGTCCCGGAAATCGGGATTCAGACCATCTCCACCGGATCCACGTCAAGCGACCAGCGAACCTGTCGGGCCCCCTCCAGGCTGCCGAGCCCACCGCTCCACGCCACCAGGAAGCGCTGCAGGTCGATGCGCCGCTCGGCACGGACCATCAGCTGCGCCCGGTGGCGACCTTCCCGCCGCTCCATGGGGGCCGGCACCGGGCCGAGCAGCTCCACCCCGCCCCCCTTCCCGAGCCGGCTTCGACCATACTGCGCCGCCGACTCAAGGAACAGATAGGGGGCGTCGGCGTGCACCGACTCGGCGCGCAACAGGGCCAGCGCCGCATAGGGCGGCAGTCCGGCCGCCTGGCGCTCGGCCAGGTGCGCCTCGGCAAAGGCCGGATAGCCGCGCTCCAGCAGCGTGCGCAACATCGGGTGCTCCGGGTGGCGCGTCTGCAGTAACACCTCGCCGGGCTGCTCCCCACGCCCGGCACGCCCGGCCACCTGCACGACCAGCTGGGCCAACCGCTCGGTGGCCCGGAAGTCCGCACCGAACAGCCCCTGATCGACGTCGATCACCGCCACCAGGGTGACCGCCGGCAGGTGGTGCCCCTTGGCGAGCATCTGCGTGCCGATGAGCAGTTGCGCGTCGCCGCGGTGCGCCGCCGCCAGCTGGGCCTCTAACGCTCCGCGGCGGCGGGTGGTATCCCGATCAATCCGCAGCTGGCCCACCCCGGGGAAGAGCTCGGCGAGCGCCTCCTCAAGGCGTTCCGTCCCCGGCCCCAAGGGACGCAGGTCGGCCTCGCCGCACTCCGGACAGGCCGCGGGCACGCGCGCGGTATGGCCGCAGTGGTGGCAGCGCAGCTGGGCGCGGCTGCGGTGGTAGGTCAGCCGCGCATCGCAGCGGTGGCACCCGGCGACCCAGCCACAGGCGTGGCAGATCAGCACCGGGGCGTATCCGCGCCGGTTGAGGAACAACAGGACCTGCGACCCGGCATCCAGGTGCCGGCGCACCGCCTCCTGCAGCGGTGCCGAAATGCCGCCGACGAGGCGGCGGCTGCGGATGTCGACCAGCTGCACACTCGGAGCGCGGGCCAGCCCCGCCCGATGGGGCAGGCGCAGATGGGTATACCGAGCGCCGCGGGCATTGTGCAGCGACTCCAGCGACGGGGTCGCAGAGCCGAGTACCACCGGCACATCCAGGGTGCGAGCCCGCAGCACGGCCAGATCCCGCGCCGAATAGCGGAAGCCGTCCTGCTGGGCCAGCGAAGGGTCGTGCTCCTCGTCGACCACGATCAGTCCCGGACGGGGCAGCGGGGTGAAGATCGCCGAGCGGGTCCCCAGGATCACCGCCGCGTCGCCGTCTCGGGCCGCCAGCCAGGCCTCGGCACGGTCGGTGCCGGACAGCCCGGAATGGAGCACAACCACCGAGCCGCTCAGGCGCTCGCGCAGACGCTCCAGGAACTGCGGGGCCAGGCCGATCTCGGGCACCAGGATGAGCACCTGCCGCCCCGCCGCCAGGGCCCGAGCGGCCGTCTGCAGATAGACCTCGGTCTTGCCGCTGCCGGTCACGCCCTCAAGCAGGAAGGCCGCGTAGCCGTCGGCGGCGAGCATGCACTCCAGGGCCTGCTGTTGGTCGGCGTCGAGCTCCGGCCCGGGGCGCGGCGTCCGGTCCGCGCTGCCCTCGGCCTGGGCCGGGTGATACTCGCGGTGGAGCAGACCGGCCTGCTCAAGGAGGCGGCCGGCCCGCTGCCAGGCCGGCTGCTCCGCCACCAGCAACGCGTATGGCGCCGCGCCCCCCGATGCCAGCAGTCGGCGGCGCAGCTCTGCCTGCCGCGGCGCCCGGCGCACCGCACGATCGTCCTCGTGCAGCCGCGCGTCCAGGCGCCACCAGGCCACGGCCCTTCGGGCCGGCCGGCCCTGACGCAGTGGGCCCGGCAGCGCGGTAGCCAGGGCTGTGCCCAGCGGATAGCGGTAGTAGCGCGCCGCCCAGGTGAGCGTCTCCAGCAGTTCCGTATCGAGCAGCGGCTGCTCATCCACCCAGGCGCTGGCGGCGCGCAAGCGCGATGCCGGTAGATCCGAGCTGTGGCGAACCGCCACCACAATACCCACCGCGCGGCTGCGGCCCAGGGGGACCTCGACCCGGCACCCCACCGGTTCAGCCGGCCAGGCGCCGGGGGGTGGTCGATAGTCCAGCGCCTCTTGCAGGGGACGGGGCACCGCCACCTGAAGGATGGGCGGCGCGCCCGCCCCTTGGGGGTGACCGCCCTGGGGAGGCACGCTAGAGTCGTCAGCCATGGAGCCGGAAACCGCCATCACCGAATTGCAGGCCGCCGTCGAGCCGATCCTCCACGCCCACCCGCAGGGCATCACCGAGATGGCGCTGATGGATCGGTTGGCCGAGGCCGGGCACCCGCTCTTCACCCAGGGCGAACGCGGCCAGCCGGCTGCCCTCTACCGGGCCCACTTCCTTCTGTTCCACGCCCTTTACCGCCTGCGCGCGGCATTGGCCGAGGCCGGACTGGGGCTGGAGATCCACTGCCTGTGCATCCGCCTGCGCCGCCTGCCGGGGCAGGCGTCCACCGGTGGCGAGCTGATCGACGGCGACCCCCTGGCCGCCTTCTACCTCGATCCGACGAACCTGGAGGGCATGGACAACGCCGCCGTCGAACGGCTGATCGCCGACGGGCTGTGCCGAACCCTGGGCGCGGGGGATCGGGATGCGGACCTGGCCGAGTTGGGGCTCTCGCCCGGCGCCCGACCGAGCGAGATCCGGCGCCGCTACCGCCGCCTGGCCATGCGCCACCACCCGGACCGCGGCGGCGATACCGCCACCCTGCAGCGGATCAACGACGCTTACCAGCGCCTGATGGCCCGCTGACCCGCCCCGCGCGGTCCGGCCCATCCAGTCAGCCCCGCGCCGTGGGCCGCAGACGCCCGCGCCCGCGGTCCGGCACCATGCGGCCGAAGTAGAGGAAGCCCAGGGCGAGCCAGGCCAGGGTGATGACCGCGGCCAGGATCAGCACCGGAACCGGCCCGAACTGGTAGATCAAGGGCAGCGACGCAGCGGTGAACAACCCACCGCCGACGATGGGCTCAAAGAGCAGCTGCTTGTAGCCGAAGCTCTCCAGGGCGCCGGAGCGGTTATTGGGGTCGGCCATGCGCATGAGCAGCACGCCGGTGACCGTCACGCCCATCGATTGACCGAAGTCCCCCACACCACGCTCGAACCAGTCGAAGGGGATGACCCGCGGGGCGATCACCACCAGCACGAACAGCGACCAGGCGATCCCCGTGGCGGCGAGCAGCAGGAAAGGCACCAGGTGCTCACCCAGGGCGGTCAGCGACAGGGTGGCCAGGGCGGCCACGATGGTGAAATCCAGTGCCGTGCCGGAGATCCGCGACATGGTCCGTTCCGATACGTACTCGGCGTAGCCGGCCCGGGTGATGAGCACCTGGAGCAATACGCCGCCGAGCATGGCCATGGGGAACAGCGGCACGTGCTGGAGGATCTCGACACCGCCGTCCCGGGCCCAGGTCACCGCCTCGAACCACTGCAGGGCCGAGAGCATGCCCCACCCCAGGACGACCGCCAGGGCCACCAGGCCGAGGTGGACGGTGAGCGGATCGGTGGTCTGACTCTCCTGCTGGCGGTCGCGGCGCAGCACGTAGAGCTCGCGCTCGCTGAAGCGATCCTGGTCGCCACCCGGCCCGTGACCGTTCTCCGGGTTGTCGATAATCCCCCGGCGCACCGCCAGGTTGATCAGGATGGTACCGACCACGACGCCACCGACCAGACCCACCGTGGCCAGCCCCAGGGCCAGGTCCGCACCGGCGGCGAAGCCCAGATCCTCAAAGGTCCCGGCCATCCCGGCGGCCGTGCCGTGGCCACCTTCGAAGCCGATCTCGATCAACGCGCCGGCCATGGGGCTGAGACCGAAGACCGGCGTCAACACCAACAGCGCCAGCAGGATACCGACCACGTACTGCCCCCACGCCATGGTCTGCCCGACCACCACCTGGGGACCGGCCCGCAGCCAGATCTCGCGCACCCCGGGCAACGGCTTGCCGAGAAACAGTGCGGCGAAGACCACGCTGATCAGCAGGCCGGGGATGGCCGACCAGGTCTGATAGACGTAGTCCGGGAAGAGGCCCGCCCCGTCCTCGAACGGGCTGTCCATGAAACGGCCCAGCACCTCCGGGCCCAGCAGCAGCCCCGCGGCACCGGCGATGATCGAGGCGGGCAGGAACAGCCTCCGCGCCCAGAGTGTGTAAGCCCGCAGCACCGCGCTGGCCAGGACCAGCAGGCAGAGCAGCAGGATGGCGAGCAGGATCTCGGCAACGGCCATCGTGAGTCACCCCCGTTTGACACGACCCCGCATCCTACGAGGGCCGCGCCCCTCAGGGCCAGAGGGAGAGGCCCTTAGGTACCGGCGGCGAACTGCTCCATCGCCCAGGCGACCCGCTCCTCGGGCGTATGGTGCCGGCGCTCCAGGGCTTCGACGGCGCGCAGACGGGGCAGCAGCCCGCAACCGTTGGCGATCTGCACCGACAGGCCAGGGCGGGCGTTGAGTTCCAGCAGCTGCGGGCCACGATCACGGTCCAGGACCAGGTCGGCCCCCAGGTAACCGAGGCCGCTCATCTCCTGACACCGGGCGGCCAGCTCCAGCAGCGAGCGCCAGTCGGGGATATCGATGGCGTCCAGCGTGACCCCGGTGTCCGGGTGCTGATAGACCCGCTGGTCGTACTGCACCGCGTGGGCGCAGCGGCCGGTGGCGATATCCAGCCCGACCCCCACCGCCCCCTGGTGGAGATTGGCCTTGCCCTGGGAGTCCCGCGTGGAGAGACGCAGCATGGCCATCACCGGATAGCCGAGGAAGACCAAGACCCGGATGTCCGGGATGCCCTCGTAGGAGAGGGCCTCGAAGCGCGGGTCGAGGCGGATGCGGTCCTCAAACACCGCCGCATCCGGCATGCCGGCCAGCGAGTGCAGACCGGCCAGGGTGTTGGAGACGTGGCGCTGCAGGTCCTGCAGGGTCAATTCGCGCTCGCCGCTGGTGAGAAAGCGGTCACCGCGGCGGCCGGTCACCACCAGGATGCCCTTGCCACCGGCCCCCTTGGCCGGCTTGATGACGAACTCGTCGACCCCTTCGAGACGCTGGGCCAGATCGCGCACCTCGTGCTGATGGCGGATGGTGAAGCGCAGCGATGGCGTGCCGACCTGGTGCTCCTCCGCCAACAGCTTGGTACGCAGCTTGTCGTCGACCAGGGGGTAGAGCCGGCGGTCATTGTACTGGCCGATGTAGTGGACGTTGCGCCGGTTCATCCCCAGGATCCCGGCCTGCCGCAGGCGCCGGGCGGTACGCCAGTACCGGCGGAGGATCATCCCGAGGCCTCCCGGAAGGCACTAAAGCGCTTGAGCTCCACCAGCCGGTACCCGGTGTACTGCCCCATGAGCATGATCAGCGCCACCACCACCAGGTTGAGTTCGGGGAAGTTGAAGGTCAGATGCTCGGCCAGCGGGCGGCTCATGAGCAGGTACGCGGCCAGTGCCACCACCAGGCTCCCGGTGCCCTGAGTGAGCACCTCGCGGGCCCCCTCCTCCTCCCAGAGGATGGACATGCGCTCGATGGTCCAGGCGATGATGATGATCGGGAAGAACGCCAGGGTCATGCCGGTGGCAAAGCCGAGCTGATAGCCGAGCAGACTCAACAGGCCGATCATGAAGACCACGATCACGATGACCGTGGCGATGCGCGCAACCAGCAGCAGGTTCAGCCGCGATAGGTAGCCGCGCAGCAGCAGGCCCAGGGCGACGATGCCGACGAAGCTGATCAGCCCGGCGACCAACTCCGTCTGCAGGAAGGCCAGAGCGATCAGCACCGGCATGAATGTCCCCGAGGTGCGGATACCGACGATGATGCGCAGGAAGACCGTCACCAGGGCGCCCAAAGGCAGCAGGAGCAGGAGCTTGAACGCGGTCTGCTGCTCGATGGGCAGCTGATGCACGCTGAGCACGCTCATCACCCCGGACGCCTCCTCCATCTGCGCCAGCTGTTCCGCCGGCACACTCTGGCGGTTCATGGAGAAAGCCACCCGGGCGTTCTGTCCGCCGAACAGGTCGATGAGCGAGGCCCCGCCGCGGTGCCAGAGCAGAACGTCGTCGTCGACCCCCTGCTGCCCCGTGGTCAGATCGAACGGCAGCCAGTGGTCGTCGACGAAGATTTCCACGAGCTGCACCGGCGTCTGGTTGCGCCGCCCATCCTCCAACTCCAGGGCCAGCGAGGTCCGCGCCGGCACGCCGGCGTCGTGGAGCAGCCGCTCGATCACCTCGGCGCGGTCATAGTTATCCAGCAGCAGGTCGGCGGCGCCGTCCCGGCCGGTGCCGAAGGCGTAGATCAGCTGGCGCGCCAGGCTCTGCGGGCTGGCGGAGGTCTCCCGGGCACGCTCGAGGATCTGCTCGGCGGCGGTCTCCTCCGCCCCGGACCAATTGGGCGAGGCCGGCTCACCGGGCGGCTCTTCCAGCGGCCGGTCGCGGTGGTCGGAGCCGTCGGGCGTCGCGTGCACCTTGTAGTAGAGCGTCTGCTCGCCCTCGGCCTCGGCGATCGTCCACTCGCCGCGGACCACGCCGTCCTGCTCCACGGTGGAGAAGCCGTAACCGGGGGATGCGGTGTGCTCGAGCGAGAGCTCGAACCCCGGGGGACGATCGGGCACGTTGAAGCTGACCAGCACGGAGTCGCCCTGGGCCTCGAAGTCGATCCGCGCTTCGACCAGCCAGACCGGCTTCTGGGCACCGGGCACGAAGGGCACGCCGGTGTCGATGTAGCGCCACGCAGCGGTGGCGGTCCCCACGATGATCAGCAGCGCCACCAGCGCGAAGAAGACCCTACGGGCAGTCACAACCGCACCCCTCGAGTCCCTCACGCCGCGGCGGACCGCCCGGCCCGCCTACTCGTCCTCGCCGTCATCCTCGTTCTCCCCCGCCTCGTCATCGTCACCGTTCTCGTCCCCGTCGTCGTCTTCGGTCTCCTCGTCGTCCTCGTCCTCGTCCTCCGGAATCTCCTCGACATGGTCATCGGCGTCGATGGCGTCGAGGTCGTCGTCATCCGGGGTCATGGGCTCGGTGGCGCGCTCCAGGCCGACATCCACCACGGCCACGTCGCGCAGCACATCGCGCCCGATCAGCACCGGAAAGGTCAGGTGGCTGCGGTCGGTCAGGGTGAATTCGGCCACCTCGGAGAACTCACCGATGGTCACGTGCAGTTCCACCACCGGCCGAGATTCCTCCCCGGAGGCCTGGACGATGCTGGCGCTGCGCACCTTGGGACGCTCGATGGCGATCCGGCCATCGCCCTCCGGGTGGATCATCTCGAAGCGAACCCAGGGGTCGCCGTCGCGTTCGAACTCTTCGATCTCGCGGGCATCCACGGAGGAGGTCGAGGCACCAGTATCGATCCGGGCATCGAAGAGCAGCCCGGGCGGATCCAGCTGGAGCTCCTCAATCTCGCCGAAGACGAGCATGCCGTCGGCACTGAGCTCCTGATCGGACTGGAGCTGGTCGTCGGGACAGCTCGGCTCCGGGCAGTCCGACTCGCCCAGATCAACGGGGCGCAGCGGCACCAGCCAGCGGTTCGCCGTCTGTGCCTCCATGGCACCGGCGATCCGCGCCAGCTGCGCCTCGCGCGCTACTCGTTGGGACTGCTCGTGGGCGTCGGCCAGGGCCTCCAGACGCTCATCCACGCCGTCGAAACGCTGTTCGAAGCGCTCCGTCTCAGCTTCTTCGATGAGCAGGTAATCCGGGGCCGCACAGCCGGCAGTGAGCAGCAGACCACCCGCCGCCAGGATGGCGGCGCGCGGCGAATTCATCACGGCCATACCCTTCGGACCTCTTGGGTTGCGGTTTCGTTCCCGAGCTCGTCGCACGCCTCGCAGAGGATCCGGGCAATCGCTGAGACCGCTTCCGGATCGCAGGTCGGACACTTGCGGCGCACCACCACACCGGCATTCCAGGCGGCGTCGCGCCAGCGTTCGCTCTCCGCGGCGGCGGGAAGGTCCGCAGGCAGGTCTTGAAGGAACAGCTTCTGCTCGATCGCCTCGGCGCGAAGCTCGGCGGCGATCAGCTGCTTGCGAAGCTCGTGGTTGTCATCCGCCAGATCGCGGGGCGGATGCAGCTTGAGGTGACGCCGCAGGGCCCGGAGCGGGGCGATGACCTCTCGATCCCACTCCTGGCCCCGGCGAATGGCACCTTCTGCACTGGAGACACCGAGCCGCCCCCGCCCCTCCAGGCCGCTCCAGACGGCGGCCAGGAGGAGCGATATGGACAGCCCGTAACGGGCCTGGAGCTTGAGGCATGCGGCCTCAACGCCCGGCCTGGCGTAGATATCCTCGGCGAAGCGCCAAAGCCGCTCGGACTCATCCAACAACCCGTTGCCTCCAGCAGACCGGCCCAGGGCCGGCTTACATACCCTTCACAGTCTGAACCATCTCGGAGACCACCTTCTGGGCGTCGCCGAAGACCATGCGGGTATTGTCGCGGAAGAACAGCTTGTTCTCCACACCGGAGAAGCCGGCCCCGCGGCCACGCTTGACCACCAAGACCTGGTCGGCGTAGTCCACGTTGAGGATCGGCATGCCGTAGATGGCACTGCCCTCGTCCTCGCGGGCGGCCGGGTTGACCACGTCGTTGGCACCGAT encodes the following:
- a CDS encoding ATP-dependent zinc protease family protein; this encodes MAVMNSPRAAILAAGGLLLTAGCAAPDYLLIEEAETERFEQRFDGVDERLEALADAHEQSQRVAREAQLARIAGAMEAQTANRWLVPLRPVDLGESDCPEPSCPDDQLQSDQELSADGMLVFGEIEELQLDPPGLLFDARIDTGASTSSVDAREIEEFERDGDPWVRFEMIHPEGDGRIAIERPKVRSASIVQASGEESRPVVELHVTIGEFSEVAEFTLTDRSHLTFPVLIGRDVLRDVAVVDVGLERATEPMTPDDDDLDAIDADDHVEEIPEDEDEDDEETEDDDGDENGDDDEAGENEDDGEDE
- a CDS encoding TIGR02444 family protein, which gives rise to MDESERLWRFAEDIYARPGVEAACLKLQARYGLSISLLLAAVWSGLEGRGRLGVSSAEGAIRRGQEWDREVIAPLRALRRHLKLHPPRDLADDNHELRKQLIAAELRAEAIEQKLFLQDLPADLPAAAESERWRDAAWNAGVVVRRKCPTCDPEAVSAIARILCEACDELGNETATQEVRRVWP